In one Brienomyrus brachyistius isolate T26 chromosome 12, BBRACH_0.4, whole genome shotgun sequence genomic region, the following are encoded:
- the fbxo10 gene encoding F-box only protein 10, with protein MDPAVLPVELWRVILGYLPLPDLGRCSQVCRAWRELILSLDKTLWRQLCLRCPECRHPNWPNRPDVEPQSWREALRQHTLASRTWTQNGAEVDASNCLYLFRRRKDRRVWHVGVGCELESLRGALSVAGPFDRIVLQPGVYEEQTELLLKLPVEIVGRGRLGEVALLVSIEQQCPTARLCNLVLMPAWFSPVIYKTSSGHVQLDNCNVEGGQLQVRGPGTCQARFCSFGQASGVHFQSVALSLLDSCDFSGSDGASVTVDGPPVSDRNWAFRHLAALARACTAGGEPGGGDSQPCSRPVAAAPSLCQKEAGWDSGRRSGRGKEEALGEGTVIEDDCSESEPSDEEEVEERDGGDSAPYRPAYRLAHSSHGLSHLLGRAPHSLSSPAPPGLSTLQQELQEDGEARALVTSVQGCLLRGCLFRDGKGGVLVCNHGHARLEANVFRTLTYAVRCIQNAKIVMLRNEVRGCRATGVFFRLASQGLVAENNIHSNAEAGMDIRKGANPIVLCNRIHSGLRSGIVVLGNGKGSIRGNQIYGNKEAGIYILYNGNPAVSGNHIFQGQAAGIAVNENGKGLIVDNVICENQWGGADIRKGGDPVLRNNFICYGYSDGVVVGERGRGLIEGNYIYCNRGCGVWVMSSSLPQLSENHITHNRIYGVAVFCQKDSEAAGEGYLAGQGAAGGLAAGGGGGANENFNEEGEMLAWESDLDSEDERYTSRRLLGVALLENNLISCNGAVGLYVKTSEALNLVGNAVHSNGAAGVALMQSAQLSRLVANCICANGHTGVQVAAGCRAELRGNGVYDNGGHGISARGDGLIVENDVVGNRGCGVRLMEPADLKVLRNRIQPVQGCGILVLENVKGLVQENVVYQGRSGSAKPLVRQAPGNSDCLLLNNTLLFHGSRSAGQAEPAWALEDPPPRPHFEGQGTAPTAPPSKRPIAMATRISARVESGCHSNGSILCSIL; from the exons ATGGATCCCGCCGTCTTGCCCGTGGAGCTGTGGCGGGTGATCCTGGGGTACCTGCCCCTCCCGGACCTGGGCCGCTGCAGCCAGGTGTGCCGGGCCTGGCGCGAGCTCATCCTCAGCCTGGACAAGACGCTGTGGCGGCAGCTGTGCCTGCGCTGCCCTGAATGCCGGCATCCCAACTGGCCCAACAGGCCGGACGTGGAGCCCCAGTCCTGGAGGGAGGCGCTGAGGCAACACACCCTGGCCAGCCGCACATGGACCCAGAATGGGGCCGAGGTGGACGCCTCCAACTGCCTCTACCTGTTCCGGCGCAGGAAAGACCGCCGTGTGTGGCACGTAGGGGTTGGCTGCGAGCTGGAGAGCCTGCGGGGGGCGCTGTCGGTGGCAGGGCCCTTCGACCGTATCGTGCTTCAGCCAGGCGTCTACGAGGAGCAGACAGAGCTACTTCTGAAGCTGCCCGTGGAGATCGTGGGCAGGGGCAGGCTGGGCGAGGTGGCTCTCCTGGTCAGTATCGAGCAGCAGTGTCCCACCGCCAGGCTCTGTAATCTGGTCCTAATGCCCGCCTGGTTCTCGCCCGTCATTTACAAG ACGTCCTCTGGCCATGTGCAGCTGGATAACTGCAATGtggaaggaggccagctgcaggTCCGCGGGCCCGGCACGTGCCAGGCTCGGTTCTGCTCCTTCGGCCAGGCAAGCGGCGTCCACTTTCAGAGCGTGGCGCTCAGCCTGCTGGATAGCTGTGACTTCTCCGGCAGCGACGGCGCCTCGGTCACCGTGGACGGACCGCCCGTCTCTGACCGCAACTGGGCCTTCCGGCACCTGGCTGCTCTGGCCCGGGCCTGCACCGCTGGCGGCGAGCCGGGGGGCGGGGATAGCCAGCCCTGCTCCCGGCCAGTGGCCGCTGCCCCCTCCCTGTGCCAGAAAGAAGCGGGGTGGGACTCGGGGCGCCGGAGTGGCCGGGGGAAAGAGGAGGCGCTCGGGGAGGGCACTGTCATCGAGGACGACTGCAGCGAGAGCGAGCCGAGCgacgaggaggaggtggaggagcgtGATGGCGgagacagcgccccctacaggccagCTTACAGGCTTGCTCACAGCTCCCACGGCCTGTCGCACCTCCTGGGAAGGGCCCCCCACTCTCTGTCTTCTCCTGCCCCACCGGGACTGAGCACCCTCcagcaggagctgcaggaggacGGGGAGGCTCGGGCACTGGTCACCTCCGTGCAGGGCTGCCTGCTGCGCGGCTGCCTCTTCCGGGACGGCAAGGGCGGCGTGCTGGTGTGCAACCACGGACACGCCCGGCTGGAAGCTAACGTGTTCCGCACTCTGACCTACGCCGTGCGCTGCATCCAGAACGCcaag attgtCATGCTACGGAACGAGGTGCGTGGGTGCCGGGCGACTGGTGTGTTTTTCCGCCTCGCCTCCCAGGGCCTCGTCGCCGAGAACAACATCCACTCCAACGCCGAGGCCGGCATGGACATCCGCAAGGGCGCCAACCCCATTGTACTG TGCAACAGAATCCACAGCGGCCTGCGTTCCGGCATCGTCGTCCTGGGAAACGGAAAGGGCTCTATTCGTGGCAACCAGATCTACGGAAACAAAGAGGCAGGCATCTATATCCTGTATAATGGGAACCCCGCGGTCAG TGGGAACCACATCTTCCAGGGCCAGGCGGCTGGCATTGCGGTGAATGAGAACGGCAAGGGCCTGATTGTGG ACAATGTCATCTGCGAGAACCAATGGGGCGGAGCCGACATCCGGAAGGGCGGGGACCCGGTTCTTAGGAACAATTTTATTTGCTACGGCTACTCTGATGGCGTGGTGGTGGGAgagagggggcggggcctcatCGAGGGGAACTACATCTACT GCAACAGGGGCTGTGGCGTGTGGGTCATGTCCTCCAGCCTGCCCCAGCTCTCAGAGAACCACATCACCCACAACCGCATCTACGGCGTCGCTGTCTTCTGCCAGAAGGACAGTGAGGCCGCTGGGGAGGGGTACCTTGCGGGCCAGGGGGCCGCCGGGGGGTTGGCGGCAGGCGGTGGGGGAGGAGCCAACGAGAACTTCAACGAGGAGGGGGAGATGCTGGCCTGGGAGAGCGACCTGGACAGCGAGGACGAGCGCTACACATCCCGGCGGCTGCTGGGCGTGGCTCTGCTGGAGAACAACCTGATCAGCTGcaatggag CGGTCGGGCTGTACGTGAAGACCAGCGAGGCCCTGAACCTTGTGGGCAACGCGGTGCACAGCAACGGGGCGGCGGGTGTGGCCCTCATGCAGAGTGCGCAGCTCTCCCGCCTGGTCGCCAACTGCATCTGCGCCAACGGGCACACCGGCGTGCAGGTGGCGGCCGGCTGCCGTGCCGAGCTCCGCGGTAATGGTGTCTATGACAACGGCGGCCATGGCATCAGCGCGCGCGGCGACGGGCTCATCGTGGAGAACGACGTGGTGGGGAACCGTGGCTGTGGCGTGCGGCTGATGGAGCCGGCCGACCTGAAG GTGTTGAGGAACCGCATTCAGCCTGTCCAAGGCTGCGGCATCCTGGTTCTGGAGAACGTGAAGGGACTGGTGCAGGAGAACGTGGTCTACCAGGGACGTTCCGGAAGTGCCAAGCCGCTGGTGCGCCAGGCCCCCGGCAACAGCGACTGTCTGCTCCTTAACAACACCTTGCTATTCCACGGCAGCAGGAG CGCGGGCCAAGCGGAGCCCGCCTGGGCCCTGGAAGACCCCCCACCACGCCCTCACTTTGAGGGCCAGGGCACCGCCCCTACGGCCCCCCCCAGCAAGCGTCCTATCGCCATGGCGACCCGGATCAGCGCCAGGGTGGAGAGCGGTTGCCACAGCAACGGCAGCATTCTATGCTCCATCCTCTGA